The Saccharopolyspora gloriosae genome has a segment encoding these proteins:
- a CDS encoding TIGR01777 family oxidoreductase, with amino-acid sequence MRVVIAGSSGLIGTSLVAALRQGEHEVRRLVRRRPEAPDEHGWDPAEDLLDEEALAGADAVVNLCGAGLLDRRWSTERKELLVSSRVRPTALLSEAVARHGVPTLINGSAVGYYGDTGELPVTESTPPGSGFLADLCRQWEAATSPAQGAGARVVVSRTGLVIAPAGGLIGKLKPLFSLLLGAKLGDGSQYMPWISLDDAVGALRFLVERDEVSGPVNLTAPSPVTNAEFTRELGAALGRPAPWKAPEFVLRTALGQAADEALLTGQRAIPQQLDEHGYPFAHPTLDTALTAITG; translated from the coding sequence ATGCGCGTGGTTATCGCCGGTTCGTCCGGGTTGATCGGCACGAGTCTCGTGGCGGCGTTGCGGCAGGGTGAGCACGAGGTGCGGCGGCTGGTGCGACGGCGACCGGAGGCCCCCGACGAGCACGGCTGGGATCCGGCCGAGGATCTGCTCGACGAGGAGGCGCTGGCCGGCGCGGACGCGGTGGTGAACCTGTGCGGCGCGGGCCTGCTGGATCGCCGCTGGAGCACCGAGCGCAAGGAGCTGCTGGTGTCCTCGCGGGTGCGGCCGACCGCGCTGCTGTCCGAGGCGGTGGCCCGGCACGGCGTGCCGACGCTGATCAACGGTTCGGCCGTCGGCTACTACGGCGACACCGGTGAGCTGCCGGTGACCGAGTCGACGCCGCCGGGTTCGGGTTTCCTCGCGGATCTGTGCCGCCAGTGGGAGGCGGCGACGAGCCCGGCGCAGGGTGCGGGCGCGCGGGTGGTGGTGTCGCGCACCGGCCTGGTGATCGCCCCGGCGGGCGGCCTCATCGGCAAGCTCAAACCACTGTTCTCGCTGCTGCTGGGCGCGAAGCTCGGCGACGGATCGCAGTACATGCCGTGGATCTCGCTGGACGACGCGGTGGGTGCCCTCCGGTTCCTGGTGGAACGCGACGAGGTGTCCGGCCCGGTGAACCTGACCGCCCCGTCCCCCGTCACGAACGCCGAGTTCACCCGCGAACTCGGCGCGGCGCTGGGCCGCCCCGCCCCCTGGAAGGCCCCGGAGTTCGTCCTGCGAACAGCACTGGGCCAAGCAGCCGACGAAGCCCTCCTCACCGGCCAACGAGCCATCCCCCAACAACTCGACGAACACGGCTACCCCTTCGCCCACCCCACCCTGGACACGGCCCTCACCGCCATCACAGGCTGA
- the lipB gene encoding lipoyl(octanoyl) transferase LipB, which yields MSCRASSDPVEVRELGRIDYLDAWDLQRELATSRAEDSGPDTLLLLEHPSVYTAGKRTQPEDRPQDGTPVIDVDRGGKITWHGPGQIVGYPILGLADPIDVVDYVRRLEQGLIRTCARFGLTTGRVEGRSGVWLAAEDGRPERKIAAIGIRVQRGVTMHGLELNCTPDMGEFDRIVPCGIRDAGVTSLSAELGRDVPIDEVLPWVRQDVLDAVDGTLPVTESDIARTEPEAPGVTLALDPTLR from the coding sequence ATGTCATGTCGTGCCTCGTCTGATCCGGTCGAGGTGCGTGAGCTGGGAAGAATCGACTACCTGGACGCCTGGGACCTGCAGCGGGAACTGGCCACGAGCCGCGCGGAGGATTCCGGCCCGGACACGCTGCTGCTGTTGGAGCACCCGTCGGTGTACACGGCGGGGAAGCGCACCCAGCCGGAGGACCGCCCGCAGGACGGCACGCCGGTGATCGACGTGGACCGCGGCGGCAAGATCACTTGGCACGGCCCGGGGCAGATCGTGGGCTATCCGATCTTGGGTCTGGCGGATCCGATCGACGTGGTCGATTACGTGCGCCGTCTTGAACAGGGCCTGATCCGGACCTGTGCGCGGTTCGGTTTGACGACCGGCCGCGTAGAGGGTCGCAGCGGGGTGTGGCTGGCCGCGGAGGACGGCCGCCCGGAGCGCAAGATCGCCGCGATCGGGATTCGGGTGCAGCGCGGCGTGACGATGCACGGTTTGGAGCTCAACTGCACCCCGGACATGGGGGAGTTCGATCGGATCGTCCCGTGCGGCATCCGGGACGCGGGTGTCACGTCGTTGTCGGCGGAGCTGGGCCGGGACGTGCCGATCGACGAGGTGCTGCCTTGGGTTCGCCAGGACGTGCTGGACGCCGTGGACGGGACGTTGCCGGTGACGGAATCCGACATCGCGCGGACCGAGCCGGAGGCTCCGGGTGTGACGCTGGCGTTGGATCCGACCCTTCGCTGA
- a CDS encoding serine hydrolase, with translation MSLSRRTLLTGCTAAVAAMPLLTACSPAQARSIAAPRAAEPDLSTPDGWLTWITGNRDHLALTLTDTTGLRIAHRANTAQPLASAVKATHLAAYATAVAYGELDPNEQIRVGDWERFYVPTDGGAHANALAELGIPADATGLYAADPERRVALERMATMMIAHSDSAVPDFLRDRLGTDYVLRAARAGGWPDADVRSLCAEYLFLVLPDEAPAPGTPLSRRLAIGFELERRHRDDKALRDQVRDRLLTQPLPPYEQQLTWASGTAASTPEQLAALHRSIAEGRYPSGRAGDIARGILERQAAGNLPEGMLGFGYKGGSLPGVLTAGMSVRFADGRIAAGALLAHGGISAAQLQKGDPSLPLLKAVQDAAWRDRLISALRG, from the coding sequence ATGTCGCTGTCCCGCCGCACCCTGCTCACCGGCTGCACCGCCGCCGTCGCCGCCATGCCGTTGCTGACCGCCTGCTCGCCGGCGCAGGCACGCTCGATCGCCGCTCCGCGAGCCGCGGAACCCGACCTGAGCACGCCCGACGGCTGGCTCACCTGGATCACCGGCAACCGCGACCACCTCGCGCTCACCCTGACCGACACCACCGGCCTGCGGATCGCGCACCGCGCGAACACGGCCCAGCCGCTGGCCTCGGCGGTGAAGGCGACGCACCTCGCCGCGTACGCCACCGCCGTCGCCTACGGCGAGCTCGACCCGAACGAGCAGATCCGGGTGGGCGACTGGGAACGCTTCTACGTGCCCACCGACGGCGGCGCACACGCCAACGCGCTCGCCGAACTCGGCATCCCTGCCGACGCCACCGGTCTCTACGCCGCCGACCCCGAACGACGGGTCGCGCTGGAGCGGATGGCGACGATGATGATCGCCCACAGCGACAGCGCGGTGCCCGACTTCCTGCGCGACCGGCTCGGCACCGACTACGTGCTGCGCGCCGCGCGAGCGGGCGGCTGGCCGGACGCGGACGTGCGCTCCCTGTGCGCGGAATACCTGTTCCTGGTGCTCCCGGACGAGGCCCCGGCGCCAGGCACTCCGCTGTCGCGACGGCTGGCCATCGGATTCGAGCTGGAACGCCGCCACCGCGACGACAAGGCCCTGCGCGACCAGGTGCGCGACCGGCTGCTCACCCAGCCGCTGCCGCCCTACGAACAGCAGCTGACCTGGGCTTCGGGCACCGCCGCCAGCACCCCGGAGCAGCTCGCCGCGCTGCACCGCAGCATCGCCGAAGGCCGCTACCCGTCCGGCCGGGCCGGGGACATCGCGCGCGGAATCCTGGAGCGCCAAGCCGCGGGCAACCTGCCCGAGGGCATGCTGGGCTTCGGCTACAAGGGCGGCAGCCTGCCCGGCGTGCTCACCGCCGGAATGTCGGTGCGCTTCGCCGACGGCCGCATCGCCGCCGGGGCGCTGCTCGCGCACGGCGGGATCTCCGCGGCGCAGCTGCAGAAGGGCGACCCGTCGCTGCCGCTGCTGAAGGCGGTGCAGGACGCGGCGTGGCGGGACCGGCTGATCTCGGCGCTGCGCGGATAA
- a CDS encoding helix-turn-helix transcriptional regulator, with protein MSSDDVHSRLDALEQRVAALEGRPAAPARRSSGGSVAYQGRLGEPVALEWDIHVDPAQVLDLPDAPRTDVLAALGHPLRAAMVRRLAESGPATTAELQAAAELGSTGQLYHHLKSLTGCGLVEQDKRGSYRLRPQATVPALVLLTAASDIAGQLRP; from the coding sequence GTGAGCTCCGACGACGTGCACTCCCGGTTGGACGCGCTCGAACAGCGGGTCGCCGCGCTCGAAGGCCGACCCGCCGCTCCCGCGCGGCGATCCAGCGGCGGATCCGTGGCCTACCAGGGCCGGCTCGGCGAACCCGTCGCGCTGGAGTGGGACATCCACGTCGACCCGGCCCAGGTGCTGGACCTGCCGGACGCGCCGCGCACCGACGTGCTCGCCGCGCTGGGCCACCCGCTGCGGGCGGCGATGGTGCGCAGGCTCGCCGAATCGGGTCCGGCGACCACGGCGGAGTTGCAGGCGGCCGCGGAGCTCGGTTCGACCGGGCAGCTCTACCACCACCTCAAGAGCCTCACCGGCTGCGGCCTGGTCGAGCAGGACAAGCGCGGTTCCTACCGGCTGCGCCCGCAGGCCACCGTGCCCGCGCTCGTCCTGCTCACCGCCGCGTCCGACATCGCCGGACAGCTCCGGCCCTGA
- a CDS encoding LLM class F420-dependent oxidoreductase, giving the protein MTESFKLRIFTEPQQGATYDDLLRVAKATEAAGYDAFFRSDHYLKMGSVSGEPGPTDAWVTLGGLARETSRVRLGTLMTAGTFRYPGPLAIAAAQVDQMSGGRLEFGLGSGWYEEEHAAYGIPFPALKERFDRYAEQLEIITGLWATPAGETFSFDGRYYRLTDSPALPKPAQSPRPPVLIGGGGKKRTPELAARFADEFNLPFTDLDTAAAQYERVAAACSAIGRDSGEIVRSAALVLCVGKDDAEIARRAAAVGRDVDELRANGLAGTPAEAVDKIGTWRERTGITRLYLQVLDLADLDHIDLVAAEVAPQLS; this is encoded by the coding sequence GTGACCGAGTCATTCAAACTCCGCATTTTCACCGAACCCCAGCAAGGGGCCACCTACGACGACCTGCTGCGCGTGGCCAAGGCCACCGAGGCGGCGGGCTACGACGCGTTCTTCCGCTCCGACCACTACCTCAAGATGGGCTCGGTGTCCGGTGAACCCGGACCCACCGACGCCTGGGTGACGCTGGGCGGGCTGGCGCGCGAGACCTCACGAGTGCGGCTGGGCACGCTGATGACCGCGGGCACCTTCCGCTACCCGGGACCGCTGGCGATCGCCGCGGCGCAGGTCGACCAGATGTCCGGCGGGCGGCTCGAGTTCGGCCTGGGCAGCGGGTGGTACGAGGAGGAGCATGCGGCCTACGGCATCCCGTTCCCGGCGTTGAAGGAGCGGTTCGACCGCTACGCCGAACAGCTGGAGATCATCACCGGACTGTGGGCGACCCCGGCCGGGGAGACCTTCAGCTTCGACGGGCGGTACTACCGGCTCACCGACTCGCCCGCGCTGCCGAAGCCCGCGCAGAGCCCGCGCCCACCGGTGCTCATCGGCGGTGGCGGCAAGAAGCGCACGCCGGAGCTGGCGGCGCGTTTCGCCGACGAGTTCAACCTGCCGTTCACCGACCTCGACACCGCCGCCGCGCAGTACGAGCGGGTCGCGGCGGCCTGCTCCGCGATCGGCCGGGACTCCGGTGAGATCGTCCGTTCCGCGGCGCTGGTGCTGTGCGTCGGCAAGGACGACGCGGAGATCGCGCGGCGGGCGGCCGCCGTCGGCCGGGACGTCGACGAGCTGCGCGCCAACGGGCTGGCCGGAACGCCCGCCGAGGCCGTGGACAAGATCGGCACGTGGCGGGAGCGCACCGGCATCACCCGGCTGTACCTGCAGGTGCTGGACCTGGCGGACCTCGACCACATCGATCTGGTCGCCGCCGAGGTCGCGCCGCAGCTGAGCTGA
- a CDS encoding TetR/AcrR family transcriptional regulator, which yields MATARPRRVENTESTRQALVDSAVVLFTKKGYAGTSLDEIAKRARVTKGALYHHFNGKQTLFEAAFEEVETQVVRRLSAELFGSGNIWETVRAGLGEFLKVCLEPSYQRIVVHEAPAVMGWERWREAEERFTFGVIREALRALVEAGEFVPLPVEALAHVVFGALSAGATTIAGSAQQKKTSAEVGEVVDAVMQGLRAV from the coding sequence ATGGCTACAGCGCGGCCCCGGCGAGTGGAGAACACCGAGAGCACCCGGCAGGCGCTGGTGGATTCGGCGGTGGTCCTGTTCACGAAGAAGGGCTACGCCGGAACCTCGCTCGACGAGATCGCCAAGCGCGCCCGAGTCACCAAGGGCGCCCTCTACCACCACTTCAACGGCAAGCAGACGTTGTTCGAGGCCGCCTTCGAAGAGGTCGAAACCCAGGTGGTGCGGCGGCTGTCGGCGGAACTGTTCGGCTCGGGCAACATCTGGGAGACCGTCCGCGCCGGGCTCGGCGAGTTCCTCAAGGTGTGCCTGGAACCCTCCTACCAGCGGATCGTCGTGCACGAGGCGCCCGCGGTGATGGGCTGGGAACGCTGGCGGGAGGCGGAGGAACGCTTCACCTTCGGCGTGATCCGGGAAGCGTTGCGCGCGCTGGTCGAGGCGGGCGAGTTCGTGCCGCTGCCCGTCGAGGCGCTCGCGCACGTCGTGTTCGGCGCCCTGTCCGCCGGTGCCACCACCATCGCGGGATCCGCGCAGCAGAAGAAGACCAGCGCCGAGGTCGGCGAGGTCGTCGACGCCGTGATGCAGGGCCTGCGAGCGGTCTGA
- a CDS encoding oxidoreductase — protein sequence MAQWTTSDIPDQHGRTVLITGANSGLGLHSSQVLASRGARVLMACRNPERGRAARDQVAADATVEPELVELDLADLASVRKAAEQVRERTGDQLDVLMNNAGVMAPPLSTTQDGFELQIGTNHLGHAALTWLLMPALRTRPDTRVVTLSSIAHRGGSLDLDDLNFHRRRYSPARAYSQSKVANLLFCFELDRRAQREGLDLRSIAAHPGMSSTELAMNSLNARSLPGPLTKVARGINGLITQSAEQGALPQLYAATAPGATSGSYYGPNGFAEIRGYPTRAKSSSAATDADTARRLWTLTEELTGVTADPA from the coding sequence ATGGCGCAATGGACGACCTCCGACATCCCCGACCAGCACGGCCGCACGGTGCTCATCACCGGCGCGAACTCCGGCCTCGGCCTGCACAGCTCGCAGGTGCTGGCGTCCCGTGGCGCACGCGTGCTGATGGCCTGCCGAAATCCCGAACGGGGCCGCGCGGCACGCGACCAGGTCGCCGCCGACGCGACCGTCGAACCGGAACTCGTCGAGCTCGACCTCGCCGACCTGGCCTCGGTGCGCAAGGCCGCCGAGCAGGTGCGGGAACGCACCGGTGATCAGCTGGACGTGCTGATGAACAACGCCGGGGTGATGGCGCCCCCGCTCAGCACCACCCAGGACGGTTTCGAGCTGCAGATCGGCACCAACCACCTGGGCCACGCGGCGCTGACCTGGCTGCTGATGCCCGCGCTGCGCACCCGCCCCGACACGCGGGTCGTGACGCTCTCCAGCATCGCCCACCGCGGCGGCTCGCTCGACCTCGACGACCTGAACTTCCACCGCCGCCGCTACTCCCCCGCTCGCGCCTACTCGCAGTCGAAGGTGGCGAACCTGCTGTTCTGCTTCGAACTCGACCGCCGCGCGCAGCGGGAGGGACTGGACCTGCGCAGCATCGCCGCGCACCCGGGGATGAGCAGCACCGAACTCGCGATGAACTCGCTCAACGCCCGCTCGCTACCGGGACCGCTGACCAAGGTGGCCCGCGGGATCAACGGCCTGATCACCCAGTCCGCCGAGCAGGGAGCGCTGCCCCAGCTCTACGCGGCGACCGCGCCGGGCGCGACCAGCGGCAGTTACTACGGCCCCAACGGGTTCGCCGAGATCCGCGGCTACCCCACCCGCGCCAAATCCAGCTCGGCCGCGACCGATGCCGACACCGCGCGCCGGCTGTGGACGCTGACCGAGGAGCTCACCGGCGTCACCGCCGATCCCGCCTGA
- the lipA gene encoding lipoyl synthase translates to MTAAPEGRKLLRLEVRNSQTPIEKKPSWIKTRARMGPEYQELKGLVRREGLNTVCEEAGCPNIFECWEDREATFLIGGDQCTRRCDFCQIDTGKPAELDTTEPRKVAESVQAMGLRYSTVTGVARDDLADGGAWLYAETVRQIHDLNPGTGVELLIPDFNAEPDQLAEVFSSRPEVLAHNLETVPSVFKRMRPAFRYDRSLKVLTEARAAGLVTKSNLILGMGETPEEVRPALQDLHDAGCDIITITQYLRPSPRHHPVDRWVKPEEFVEHTKAAEEIGFPGVMAGPLVRSSYRAGRLYAKATQHRGMPLPENLSHLAQAQPAAQEASSLLARQ, encoded by the coding sequence GTGACTGCGGCGCCAGAGGGGCGGAAGTTGTTGCGTCTGGAAGTGCGCAACAGCCAGACACCCATCGAAAAGAAGCCATCGTGGATCAAGACCCGAGCCCGGATGGGACCCGAGTACCAAGAGCTCAAGGGCTTGGTCCGCCGGGAGGGACTCAACACCGTCTGCGAGGAGGCGGGCTGCCCCAACATCTTCGAATGCTGGGAGGACCGGGAGGCGACCTTCCTCATCGGCGGTGACCAGTGCACCCGCCGCTGCGACTTCTGCCAGATCGACACCGGCAAACCAGCCGAGCTCGACACCACCGAGCCCCGCAAGGTCGCCGAGTCCGTGCAGGCGATGGGCCTGCGCTACTCCACGGTGACCGGTGTGGCGCGGGACGACCTCGCAGACGGCGGCGCCTGGCTGTACGCGGAGACGGTGCGCCAGATCCACGATCTGAACCCGGGCACCGGCGTCGAGCTGCTCATCCCGGACTTCAACGCCGAACCCGACCAGCTCGCCGAGGTCTTCAGCTCCCGCCCGGAGGTGCTCGCGCACAACCTGGAGACCGTGCCGAGCGTGTTCAAGCGGATGCGTCCCGCGTTCCGCTACGACCGTTCGCTGAAGGTCCTCACCGAGGCACGCGCGGCCGGGCTCGTCACCAAGTCCAACCTCATCCTCGGCATGGGCGAGACCCCCGAAGAGGTGCGCCCCGCGCTGCAGGACCTGCACGACGCGGGTTGCGACATCATCACGATCACCCAGTACCTGCGGCCCAGCCCGCGCCACCACCCGGTGGACCGCTGGGTGAAGCCGGAGGAGTTCGTCGAGCACACGAAGGCCGCCGAGGAGATCGGCTTCCCCGGTGTGATGGCCGGCCCGCTGGTCCGTTCCAGCTACCGCGCCGGGCGGCTCTACGCCAAGGCCACCCAGCATCGCGGCATGCCGCTGCCGGAGAACCTCTCCCACCTCGCGCAGGCCCAGCCAGCCGCGCAGGAGGCGAGCAGCCTGCTCGCCCGCCAGTAG
- a CDS encoding DUF4191 domain-containing protein, with translation MANQDKAAKKAAKKQRRAAFRGRIGQIWQAFQMQRREDKLLLPLMIGIILVVAVAVFFIGMIWNMHWAFLPVGIALGVLGAVILFGRRVQATVYRKADGQPGAAGWALENMRGNWKLSQAVAGTQQLDAVHRVIGRPGIVLVGEGAPSRVKSLMSQEKKRVARLVGETPIYEIMIGGEEGQVPLSKLQTHMMKLPRNINAGQVDSLENRLSALASRGNAMPKGPMPQGAKMRNVQRAMRRR, from the coding sequence ATGGCCAACCAGGACAAGGCAGCCAAGAAGGCGGCGAAGAAGCAACGGCGCGCGGCCTTCCGCGGCCGCATCGGGCAGATCTGGCAGGCGTTCCAGATGCAGCGCCGCGAGGACAAGCTGCTGCTGCCGCTGATGATCGGCATCATCCTGGTCGTGGCCGTCGCGGTCTTCTTCATCGGCATGATCTGGAACATGCACTGGGCGTTCCTGCCGGTGGGCATCGCCCTCGGCGTGCTCGGCGCGGTGATCCTGTTCGGCCGCCGGGTGCAGGCGACGGTGTACCGCAAGGCCGACGGCCAGCCCGGCGCGGCAGGCTGGGCGCTGGAGAACATGCGCGGCAACTGGAAGCTCTCCCAGGCCGTGGCGGGCACCCAGCAGCTCGACGCGGTGCACCGGGTGATCGGCCGCCCCGGCATCGTGCTCGTCGGCGAGGGCGCCCCGAGCCGGGTGAAGTCGCTGATGTCGCAGGAGAAGAAGCGGGTGGCGCGGCTCGTCGGAGAGACGCCGATCTACGAGATCATGATCGGCGGCGAAGAGGGCCAGGTGCCGCTGAGCAAGCTCCAGACCCACATGATGAAGCTGCCGCGCAACATCAACGCGGGCCAGGTCGACTCGCTCGAGAACCGGCTGTCCGCGCTGGCCAGCCGGGGCAACGCGATGCCGAAGGGGCCGATGCCGCAGGGCGCCAAGATGCGCAACGTGCAGCGCGCCATGCGTCGCCGCTGA
- a CDS encoding RDD family protein codes for MGEKTGSRSEMSSQNSAGDDSGEAAEQGIGGLFGHGPRPRWRGEWLGLPESGQGAVATGGRRLLGFLADIVLAALVAGLFTVPEPPGNWSLLAWFVITVVPVAFFGFTPGMLLTGIWVARVDGSAAVGAWRAVVRCALTGVLVPAIIRNADGRSWLDRLTGTVVVRR; via the coding sequence GTGGGCGAGAAGACGGGATCCCGATCCGAGATGAGCAGCCAGAACAGCGCGGGCGACGACTCCGGTGAAGCCGCTGAACAGGGTATCGGTGGTCTCTTCGGCCACGGCCCTCGGCCGCGGTGGCGCGGCGAGTGGCTCGGACTGCCGGAGAGCGGGCAGGGCGCGGTCGCTACGGGCGGTCGCCGGCTGCTCGGGTTCCTCGCGGACATCGTGCTGGCCGCGCTGGTCGCGGGACTGTTCACGGTCCCGGAACCGCCCGGCAACTGGAGCCTGCTCGCCTGGTTCGTGATCACCGTGGTGCCGGTGGCCTTCTTCGGGTTCACGCCCGGCATGCTGCTCACCGGAATCTGGGTCGCCCGGGTGGACGGGTCCGCGGCGGTGGGTGCGTGGCGGGCCGTCGTCCGCTGCGCGCTGACGGGCGTACTGGTGCCCGCGATCATCCGCAACGCCGACGGCCGCTCCTGGCTGGACCGGCTCACCGGGACCGTAGTGGTCCGGCGCTGA